The proteins below are encoded in one region of Peribacillus muralis:
- a CDS encoding sulfonate ABC transporter substrate-binding protein, translated as MKRKQIWLLAIFSVFLLVIGGCGQEKTSSKSGNVKESAKTIRIGYQKFGTLNILKSKGELEKRLKDAGYTADWTEFPAGPQLLEALNVGSIDFGHTGEAPPIFAQAANAPLVYVANQPANPAGEAIVVQKDSPIKSVKELKGKKVGLNKGSNVHYLLVKALEEAGLTLDDIKPVYLPPADARAAFEGNQIDAWVIWDPFLSAAELELKAKTIQNGEGLVANREFFLATETFAEDEEALNIIKEEVIKIDKWIEENPGDVAEFLSPEIGMSVEALEKTLKRKKYGLEEISDSVLDDQQKIADTFYNLKLIPSKINVLDASSKKNEGGNGE; from the coding sequence ATGAAAAGAAAGCAAATATGGCTGCTGGCCATTTTTAGTGTCTTCTTGCTGGTGATAGGGGGGTGCGGACAGGAGAAAACCAGCTCCAAAAGTGGCAATGTAAAGGAATCGGCTAAAACGATTCGAATCGGTTATCAAAAATTCGGGACATTAAATATCTTGAAATCGAAGGGAGAGCTGGAAAAGCGTTTAAAAGATGCTGGATATACAGCCGATTGGACAGAATTCCCCGCAGGACCTCAGCTGCTTGAAGCCTTGAATGTCGGCAGCATTGATTTTGGTCACACAGGGGAGGCACCGCCGATTTTTGCCCAGGCAGCCAACGCTCCCCTTGTCTATGTTGCCAATCAACCGGCAAATCCTGCGGGAGAGGCCATAGTCGTACAAAAGGACTCCCCCATTAAAAGTGTAAAGGAATTGAAAGGCAAGAAGGTCGGATTGAATAAAGGTTCCAATGTTCACTACCTACTGGTCAAGGCTTTGGAGGAGGCGGGCCTTACACTGGATGATATTAAACCTGTCTATTTGCCACCGGCTGATGCAAGGGCCGCCTTTGAAGGAAATCAAATTGATGCATGGGTAATATGGGACCCTTTCTTATCAGCAGCGGAGTTGGAGCTTAAAGCGAAAACGATCCAGAATGGAGAAGGACTTGTCGCGAATCGTGAATTCTTTTTGGCTACCGAAACCTTTGCAGAGGATGAAGAGGCTTTGAACATCATAAAAGAGGAAGTGATAAAAATTGATAAATGGATCGAAGAAAATCCTGGCGATGTAGCTGAGTTTTTATCACCGGAAATAGGCATGAGTGTTGAGGCATTGGAAAAAACATTAAAAAGAAAGAAATACGGTCTGGAGGAGATTTCCGATTCCGTCTTGGATGATCAACAAAAAATCGCCGATACATTTTACAATCTCAAATTAATCCCAAGCAAAATAAATGTGTTAGATGCATCCAGTAAAAAGAACGAAGGGGGAAATGGAGAATGA
- the ssuD gene encoding FMNH2-dependent alkanesulfonate monooxygenase yields the protein MKVFWFLPSHGESRYLGTTKGGRAITLPYLKQIAQAVDQLGFEGALLPTGRSCEDAWVVGSSLILATERMKFLVAVRPGLMSPTLAARMAASFDRLSDGRLLINVVTGGDPVELAGDGVFLDHKERYGQTNEFLDIWREALAGGKVDFEGEHLKVKGGNILLPPVQKPYPPLYFGGSSEPAIDIAGKHIDVYLTWGEPPGQVAEKIEKVRKKAAEYGREVRFGIRMHVIVRETEEEAWQAAEELIKYVDDEMIENSQKIFERFDSVGQKRMSQLHNGSRDSLEISPNLWAGVGLVRGGAGTALVGSAENVAARMKEYEEIGIESFVLSGYPHLEEAYRVAESLFPLLPIEQQQASVSKAVSPFGEILANDHYPTKGSESEDAGKVKQKAQ from the coding sequence ATGAAAGTTTTTTGGTTTTTACCATCACATGGGGAAAGTCGCTATTTAGGAACGACAAAGGGCGGGAGAGCGATTACACTTCCATATTTGAAACAAATTGCACAGGCGGTCGATCAATTAGGTTTTGAAGGAGCCTTGCTGCCGACGGGCCGGTCATGTGAGGATGCTTGGGTAGTGGGTTCCTCATTGATTTTGGCAACTGAAAGGATGAAATTTTTAGTGGCGGTACGTCCGGGATTAATGTCGCCGACCTTGGCTGCCCGGATGGCTGCTAGCTTCGATAGATTGTCTGACGGCCGTCTCTTGATCAATGTAGTTACTGGCGGGGACCCTGTCGAATTGGCAGGCGATGGCGTATTTCTTGATCATAAGGAACGTTATGGGCAAACGAATGAATTCCTTGATATTTGGAGAGAGGCTCTGGCAGGTGGAAAAGTTGATTTTGAAGGGGAGCACTTGAAAGTTAAAGGGGGCAATATCTTGTTGCCGCCGGTACAAAAGCCTTATCCTCCCCTTTATTTCGGCGGCTCATCAGAACCAGCCATTGATATAGCCGGAAAGCATATCGACGTGTACTTGACTTGGGGTGAGCCACCAGGGCAAGTAGCTGAGAAAATCGAGAAGGTACGTAAGAAGGCAGCGGAGTATGGACGAGAGGTTAGGTTCGGCATAAGGATGCATGTCATAGTGCGAGAAACGGAAGAGGAAGCATGGCAGGCGGCGGAGGAACTCATTAAATATGTGGACGACGAAATGATTGAAAATTCACAAAAAATATTCGAGCGCTTTGACTCAGTGGGCCAAAAAAGGATGTCACAACTTCATAATGGAAGCAGGGATTCGCTGGAAATCAGCCCTAACTTATGGGCAGGGGTCGGCCTTGTGCGAGGCGGGGCAGGTACGGCGCTAGTCGGCAGCGCCGAGAATGTGGCTGCCCGAATGAAGGAATATGAAGAGATCGGGATAGAATCCTTTGTTTTATCCGGGTACCCTCACCTGGAAGAAGCATACCGTGTGGCGGAATCATTATTTCCTTTGCTCCCGATTGAACAGCAGCAGGCATCCGTTTCAAAAGCGGTGAGCCCTTTCGGTGAAATACTGGCAAATGACCACTACCCTACAAAAGGAAGTGAAAGTGAAGATGCAGGAAAAGTTAAACAAAAAGCTCAATAA
- the ssuC gene encoding aliphatic sulfonate ABC transporter permease SsuC, with protein sequence MQEKLNKKLNKSYFLSWLVPLLLLLIWQLLSLWGILSERILPAPTEVLQAGASLLKTGELADYIGISAQRAFIGFLIGGFIGFFLGLLNGISNIAETLFDTSLQMLRNIPHLALIPLVILWFGIEEEAKIFLVALGVLFPIYLNTFHGVKSVDKDLIEAARVYGLHGFSLFWNVILPAALPSILVGIRFSLGIMWVTLIVAETISANSGIGYMAMNAREFMRMDVVVLSILLYALLGKISDVFAKMVEKRCLRWHPSYQ encoded by the coding sequence ATGCAGGAAAAGTTAAACAAAAAGCTCAATAAGTCATATTTCCTCTCATGGCTCGTCCCCCTGCTCTTGTTGTTAATTTGGCAGCTGCTGTCTTTGTGGGGAATTTTGTCGGAGCGAATATTGCCTGCGCCGACCGAGGTGCTTCAAGCAGGTGCATCGTTATTAAAAACCGGAGAGCTTGCAGATTATATCGGCATCAGTGCACAGCGGGCCTTCATTGGCTTTTTAATAGGCGGGTTCATTGGTTTTTTCCTAGGGCTGTTAAATGGAATATCCAACATCGCGGAAACATTATTCGACACCTCCTTGCAAATGTTGCGTAACATACCGCATTTAGCGTTAATACCGCTTGTGATCCTTTGGTTTGGGATAGAAGAAGAGGCCAAGATTTTTCTTGTAGCCTTGGGAGTCCTTTTCCCTATCTATTTAAATACCTTTCATGGTGTGAAGTCGGTGGATAAAGATTTAATCGAGGCAGCGAGGGTTTATGGGCTTCATGGCTTTTCTCTATTCTGGAATGTGATTCTTCCGGCAGCCCTTCCTTCCATTTTGGTCGGTATCCGTTTCTCGCTTGGAATCATGTGGGTGACATTAATTGTCGCAGAAACGATATCCGCCAATTCAGGGATTGGCTATATGGCAATGAATGCACGTGAATTCATGAGGATGGACGTCGTTGTGCTTAGTATTCTCTTATATGCTTTATTAGGGAAAATATCGGATGTATTTGCCAAAATGGTCGAAAAAAGATGCTTGAGATGGCATCCATCATACCAATGA
- a CDS encoding ATP-binding cassette domain-containing protein yields MKSGNSLELHGVAKSFGDHDVLKGVDLSFKKGEFVAVVGKSGCGKSTLLRLVAGLDEPTGGKIFVNGMPLNGLNKSSRTMFQDGRLFPWKKILQNVGVGLSGDWKRYAMDLLEQVGLADRAHEWPSVLSGGQKQRVALARALVNQPDILLLDEPLGALDALTRVEMQRLIEELWRKRDFTALLVTHDVEEAVTLADRVLLIEEGEVVMNKEINLPRPRQKDHLQYVSLASQILNRVMQVDGAVGNKAIHA; encoded by the coding sequence ATGAAAAGTGGAAATTCGTTGGAGTTGCACGGCGTAGCAAAAAGCTTTGGTGATCATGATGTATTAAAGGGTGTTGACCTTTCTTTTAAAAAAGGGGAGTTCGTGGCCGTCGTCGGCAAGAGCGGATGTGGCAAGAGTACCTTACTGCGTCTTGTCGCTGGGCTGGATGAACCGACTGGGGGAAAGATCTTTGTGAATGGAATGCCACTGAACGGCTTGAATAAATCGTCACGGACGATGTTTCAGGACGGGAGGCTTTTCCCTTGGAAAAAGATCCTTCAAAACGTTGGTGTAGGCTTAAGTGGGGATTGGAAGCGGTATGCCATGGATTTACTGGAGCAGGTTGGCCTTGCCGACCGTGCGCATGAATGGCCTTCCGTTTTATCGGGAGGACAAAAACAAAGAGTCGCCTTAGCGAGAGCGTTGGTGAATCAACCTGACATTTTGCTTCTTGATGAACCATTAGGGGCATTGGATGCCTTGACAAGGGTCGAGATGCAACGTTTGATTGAAGAACTATGGCGGAAAAGGGACTTTACTGCCTTACTCGTTACACATGATGTCGAAGAAGCCGTTACTCTGGCAGATCGGGTCCTTTTGATCGAGGAAGGCGAAGTTGTCATGAATAAGGAAATCAATCTGCCTAGACCACGGCAAAAGGATCATCTTCAGTATGTTTCATTAGCTTCCCAAATCCTTAACAGAGTCATGCAAGTTGACGGAGCAGTGGGGAATAAGGCGATACATGCTTAG
- a CDS encoding 50S ribosomal protein L25/general stress protein Ctc, whose amino-acid sequence MSNLLAAKERTDLKHSNLRNLRESGEIPAVVYGNQNGSTAISVNNGELQKTLKEIGRNGIISLDLEGKSYKVMLSDYQKDPIKNLIFHADFLIVDMSAQLQAQVRINLVGTSKGVKDGGVLQQSLHEVTVTAKPNDIPDAIDVDVTELQVGDTIYISDIQSNQKVTIDNDGEEVVASVLAPRQEEEINTGEQQDGGIPENEEGRETKPSSES is encoded by the coding sequence ATGAGTAACTTATTAGCTGCGAAAGAACGTACGGATTTAAAACATTCGAATTTAAGGAATTTGCGCGAAAGCGGAGAAATTCCAGCCGTGGTATATGGCAATCAAAACGGCAGTACGGCCATATCGGTCAATAATGGTGAGCTTCAGAAGACACTTAAGGAAATAGGCCGTAATGGCATCATTTCCTTGGATCTGGAAGGTAAGAGTTATAAGGTCATGCTCTCCGACTATCAAAAAGATCCGATAAAGAACCTCATTTTTCATGCGGACTTTTTAATCGTCGATATGTCTGCCCAATTACAGGCGCAAGTCCGCATTAATCTTGTAGGCACTTCTAAAGGCGTGAAAGATGGCGGAGTGCTTCAGCAATCCCTTCATGAAGTGACGGTCACGGCCAAGCCGAATGACATTCCTGATGCCATCGACGTTGACGTTACAGAACTTCAGGTAGGTGATACAATCTACATATCCGATATTCAATCGAATCAGAAAGTTACGATCGATAATGATGGAGAAGAAGTGGTTGCATCTGTTTTGGCCCCTCGTCAGGAAGAGGAAATAAATACTGGTGAACAGCAAGATGGCGGGATCCCTGAAAATGAAGAAGGAAGGGAAACGAAGCCCTCATCAGAGTCATGA
- the pth gene encoding aminoacyl-tRNA hydrolase, giving the protein MKIIVGLGNPGKQYEKTRHNVGFEVIDELSSKWSIPLDQAKHKGIYGVGMVKGEKVLLLKPLTYMNLSGESISAVMHFFKVEVEDVVIIYDDLDLPPGKLRLRQKGSAGGHNGIKSTIAHLGTQEFNRIRIGIGRPIGRIPVSDYVLGRFTSEEWDHVGATIEKSAASCEAWMEKPFIQVMNEYNQ; this is encoded by the coding sequence ATGAAAATTATTGTAGGGTTAGGAAACCCGGGGAAACAATACGAAAAAACCCGGCATAACGTCGGTTTTGAAGTAATAGATGAGTTATCCAGTAAATGGTCGATTCCACTTGATCAAGCAAAGCATAAGGGAATCTATGGTGTAGGGATGGTTAAAGGTGAGAAAGTTCTATTGCTTAAGCCCCTCACGTACATGAATTTATCAGGAGAATCGATTTCGGCAGTCATGCATTTCTTTAAGGTGGAAGTCGAGGATGTGGTCATTATTTATGATGACCTCGATTTGCCGCCAGGGAAACTTCGGCTTCGTCAAAAGGGAAGCGCGGGCGGCCATAATGGAATCAAGTCCACCATTGCTCATTTGGGTACGCAGGAGTTCAACCGGATCAGAATCGGGATTGGCCGTCCAATTGGCCGCATTCCGGTATCGGATTACGTTTTAGGGCGTTTTACGTCTGAAGAGTGGGATCATGTAGGGGCGACAATCGAAAAAAGTGCAGCTTCTTGTGAAGCCTGGATGGAAAAACCATTCATACAGGTCATGAATGAATATAATCAATAG
- a CDS encoding anti-sigma-F factor Fin family protein: MALHYRCRHCGTKLGSIEAHSLSTEQLGFNQLTDEERQEMIVYDSEGDMHVKAICEDCHESLQRYPELYENDYIIH, from the coding sequence ATGGCTCTCCATTATCGATGCCGACATTGCGGAACTAAGCTAGGCTCAATCGAGGCACACTCATTGAGCACGGAGCAGTTAGGTTTTAACCAACTTACTGATGAAGAGCGACAAGAGATGATCGTTTATGATTCCGAGGGAGATATGCATGTAAAGGCAATATGTGAAGATTGTCATGAGTCGCTGCAACGATACCCTGAATTATATGAAAACGATTATATTATTCATTAG
- the mfd gene encoding transcription-repair coupling factor encodes MNGLQNLFSKQDDVHSLIAGIDEGLKEQIVSGLTGSSRSLLLASVYEKTNRPILLVTHNLLQAQKFHEDLSSFIPEEELYIYPANELIAADLSVASPELRAQRVEALNFWAEGRKGIVIAPIPGVRRVLPSKDIWKRHQLTFKLGEDIDLEPTLNTFISMGYSRSEMVASPGEFSIRGGIIDIYPITEPNPIRIELFDTEIDSIRTFSSEDQRSIEKLNKVMIGPVSEALLEPEHIQRIITKLESGLSKSLKKLKDEKAKEQLVQTIGYELEQLKMGDKPDQIYKYLSLAYEEPASLIDYLPVNGLVFLDEISRIQEINDSLEKEEAGWYTDLLSQGQIIHDIKLAHPMQELIMKSSRPFVYLSLFLRHVPHTNPQNILNFASKQMQNFHGQMNVFKSELERWKKGKYTIVILGQDDERVKKLHSVLADYDIEAAELFDANSILPGKVQILRGSLNSGFELPMQKFSIITETELFNKKSKKSIRRQKLSNAERIKSYSELKIGDYVVHVNHGIGKYLGIETLTINGVHKDYLHIRYQADDKLYVPVDQIDLVQKYVGSEGKEPKLYKLGGTEWKRVKSKVQSSVENIADDLIKLYAEREAAKGYAFSPDGDMQREFETSFAYNETEDQLRSIVEIKKDMERERPMDRLLCGDVGYGKTEVAIRAAFKAIMDGKQVAFLVPTTILAQQHYETLRERFQDYPISIGHMSRFRSKKQQTETIKGLKAGTVDIVVGTHRILSKDIVYRDLGLLIIDEEQRFGVTHKEKIKRLKTNVDVLTLTATPIPRTLHMSMLGVRDLSVIETPPENRFPIQTYVMEYNGSLVTEAIERELARGGQVYFLYNRVEDIARKAEEISMLVPDARVTFAHGQMTEQELEAVMFGFLEGEYDVLVSTTIIETGVDIPNVNTLIVNEADRMGLSQLYQLRGRVGRSNRVAYAFFTYRKDKVLTEVAEKRLQSIKEFTELGSGFKIAMRDLSIRGAGNILGAQQHGFIDSVGFDLYSQMLKEAVDAKRNDQPAEEKNTLEIDVELDAYIPDAYIMDGHQKIEMYKRFRGIASLEEVEELQDEMLDRFGEYPEEVAYLFLIAEMKVYAYNAGIESIKQLKQEISILLREKVSSDVDGQKVFGLGSKYGRMVGFGMDGNRMKLVLHIKGVEQSKWLNILFEMTKGLQHVKKETQATKN; translated from the coding sequence ATGAATGGATTACAGAACTTGTTCTCTAAACAAGATGATGTTCATTCGTTGATAGCCGGTATCGATGAAGGGCTCAAAGAACAAATAGTTTCTGGTTTGACCGGTTCTTCGAGATCGCTATTGCTGGCTTCAGTATATGAAAAGACGAATAGGCCGATATTATTGGTCACCCATAATTTATTGCAAGCTCAAAAATTCCATGAGGACTTATCGAGCTTCATTCCTGAGGAAGAATTATATATTTATCCGGCCAATGAATTGATTGCGGCTGATTTAAGCGTGGCCAGTCCGGAATTAAGGGCCCAGCGTGTAGAGGCCTTGAATTTTTGGGCTGAAGGAAGGAAAGGAATTGTCATCGCTCCGATTCCGGGGGTTCGCCGAGTGCTTCCCTCAAAGGATATTTGGAAGAGGCATCAGCTTACCTTTAAGCTCGGTGAAGACATTGATCTAGAACCAACGCTGAATACATTTATATCCATGGGGTATAGCCGGTCTGAAATGGTAGCATCCCCAGGGGAGTTCAGCATTCGCGGCGGTATAATCGATATTTATCCGATTACGGAGCCTAACCCGATCCGTATCGAATTATTCGATACCGAAATAGATTCGATCCGGACGTTTTCAAGTGAAGATCAGCGCTCCATCGAGAAACTCAATAAGGTGATGATCGGCCCTGTAAGTGAAGCATTGCTCGAGCCAGAGCATATCCAAAGAATCATCACAAAGCTTGAAAGCGGTTTAAGTAAAAGCTTGAAGAAGCTTAAAGACGAGAAAGCGAAGGAACAGCTGGTTCAAACGATCGGCTATGAGCTTGAGCAGTTGAAAATGGGGGATAAACCTGACCAAATTTATAAATACTTAAGCTTGGCTTATGAAGAACCAGCTAGTTTGATAGATTATTTACCAGTCAATGGCTTGGTGTTCTTGGATGAAATAAGTAGAATCCAAGAAATCAATGATTCCCTCGAAAAAGAAGAAGCTGGGTGGTACACGGACCTTTTAAGTCAGGGACAGATCATTCATGATATAAAATTGGCCCATCCGATGCAGGAATTGATCATGAAATCCAGTAGGCCTTTTGTTTACCTTTCTTTATTTTTACGCCATGTACCGCACACTAATCCTCAGAATATCCTGAATTTTGCCAGTAAACAAATGCAGAATTTCCATGGACAGATGAATGTATTCAAATCTGAACTGGAGCGGTGGAAAAAGGGGAAATATACAATCGTCATACTTGGACAGGATGACGAGCGGGTTAAAAAACTGCATTCGGTTTTGGCCGATTATGATATAGAAGCTGCCGAGCTTTTTGATGCAAACAGCATCCTTCCGGGTAAAGTGCAGATTTTACGTGGCAGTCTTAATAGCGGGTTCGAATTGCCTATGCAGAAATTCAGCATCATCACGGAAACGGAATTATTCAATAAGAAATCCAAGAAATCGATCCGGAGACAGAAACTATCGAATGCCGAGCGAATCAAGAGTTATTCCGAGCTGAAAATCGGAGACTACGTCGTTCATGTTAACCATGGTATCGGAAAGTATCTGGGCATTGAAACACTCACGATAAATGGCGTTCATAAAGATTACTTACATATTCGTTATCAAGCGGATGACAAATTGTATGTTCCTGTTGACCAAATCGACCTTGTCCAAAAATATGTCGGTTCAGAAGGGAAGGAACCGAAGCTCTATAAGCTTGGCGGGACGGAATGGAAGCGTGTCAAAAGTAAGGTTCAGTCATCGGTGGAGAACATTGCCGATGATCTAATCAAGCTATACGCTGAACGCGAAGCTGCAAAAGGCTACGCATTTTCCCCCGATGGCGATATGCAGAGGGAATTTGAAACTTCATTCGCCTATAACGAAACGGAAGACCAATTGCGATCGATCGTCGAAATCAAAAAGGATATGGAACGCGAAAGGCCGATGGATCGCCTATTATGCGGAGATGTTGGTTATGGGAAGACGGAGGTGGCGATTCGTGCCGCCTTTAAAGCGATCATGGATGGGAAGCAGGTTGCCTTTCTTGTTCCGACCACGATTCTCGCCCAACAGCATTATGAAACACTAAGGGAGCGTTTTCAAGATTATCCCATATCGATTGGCCACATGAGCCGTTTCCGGTCAAAAAAACAGCAAACCGAAACGATCAAAGGATTGAAGGCTGGAACGGTGGATATAGTCGTTGGCACCCACAGGATCTTATCCAAGGATATCGTCTATCGTGATTTGGGCTTGCTTATCATTGATGAGGAGCAGCGCTTTGGAGTTACGCACAAGGAAAAGATCAAACGACTAAAAACCAATGTCGATGTCCTGACATTGACTGCGACCCCCATTCCAAGAACACTTCACATGTCGATGCTCGGTGTTAGGGATCTATCCGTCATTGAAACACCGCCTGAGAATCGTTTTCCAATCCAAACGTATGTTATGGAGTATAATGGCTCGTTGGTAACGGAAGCGATAGAAAGGGAGTTGGCAAGGGGCGGACAGGTTTATTTTCTATACAATCGGGTAGAAGATATAGCAAGAAAAGCAGAAGAAATTTCCATGTTGGTTCCTGATGCCCGGGTCACATTTGCTCATGGTCAAATGACAGAGCAAGAACTGGAGGCTGTCATGTTCGGCTTTTTAGAAGGTGAGTATGATGTGTTGGTGAGTACGACCATTATCGAGACCGGCGTCGATATACCGAATGTCAATACGCTTATAGTAAATGAAGCGGATCGAATGGGACTTTCACAGCTCTATCAACTACGTGGTCGTGTAGGACGGTCGAACCGGGTGGCTTACGCATTCTTCACTTATAGGAAGGATAAGGTTTTGACTGAAGTGGCGGAAAAACGACTTCAATCGATTAAGGAATTCACTGAATTGGGTTCAGGGTTCAAAATTGCGATGCGAGATTTATCGATCAGGGGAGCAGGAAACATTCTTGGTGCCCAACAGCATGGATTCATCGATTCCGTCGGTTTCGATCTGTACTCGCAAATGCTTAAAGAGGCGGTTGATGCGAAACGTAATGACCAGCCTGCCGAAGAAAAAAATACCCTGGAGATCGACGTTGAATTAGATGCGTATATCCCTGATGCCTACATAATGGATGGCCATCAGAAAATTGAAATGTATAAAAGGTTCAGAGGCATTGCTTCTCTTGAAGAAGTGGAGGAGCTGCAAGATGAAATGCTCGATCGATTCGGGGAGTACCCAGAGGAAGTCGCCTATCTATTCCTGATTGCCGAAATGAAGGTATATGCTTACAATGCCGGCATTGAAAGCATCAAACAATTGAAGCAGGAAATCAGCATCCTTCTCAGGGAAAAGGTAAGCAGCGACGTGGATGGGCAAAAAGTGTTTGGGCTTGGCTCGAAATATGGCCGGATGGTCGGCTTCGGAATGGATGGCAACAGAATGAAGCTAGTCTTGCATATCAAAGGTGTCGAGCAAAGCAAATGGCTCAATATCCTATTTGAGATGACGAAGGGCTTACAGCATGTAAAAAAAGAAACTCAAGCAACCAAAAACTAA
- the spoVT gene encoding stage V sporulation protein T has product MKATGIVRRIDDLGRVVIPKEIRRTLRIREGDPLEIFVDRDGEVILKKYSPISELGDFAREYAEALYDSLGNPVMICDRDTYIAVAGGSKKEYLNKSVSELVEKIMEERNPVLESPNGQISFVDSNDEEVQSYTAAPIIASGDPIGAVLIFSKESAIGEVEQKSVETAASFLARQMEQ; this is encoded by the coding sequence ATGAAAGCAACTGGTATCGTTCGCCGAATTGATGATTTAGGAAGAGTCGTCATCCCGAAGGAAATTCGAAGGACACTTCGCATTCGTGAAGGGGATCCATTGGAAATCTTTGTCGACAGAGATGGTGAAGTGATCTTAAAGAAATACTCTCCCATTAGTGAATTAGGCGATTTTGCAAGGGAGTATGCAGAAGCACTTTATGATAGCCTTGGAAACCCAGTTATGATATGTGATCGGGATACTTACATTGCAGTCGCAGGCGGCTCCAAAAAAGAATACTTAAATAAAAGCGTTAGTGAACTTGTCGAAAAAATCATGGAAGAAAGAAATCCAGTTTTGGAATCACCAAATGGACAAATTTCCTTCGTTGATTCAAATGATGAAGAAGTGCAATCGTATACTGCAGCTCCGATCATTGCGAGCGGCGACCCGATCGGTGCTGTCCTGATTTTCTCCAAAGAAAGCGCCATAGGTGAAGTCGAACAGAAATCTGTCGAAACAGCAGCAAGTTTCCTAGCCAGACAAATGGAACAGTGA